From the genome of Longispora fulva:
GTGCGGCCTCAGGTACGGCGGGGTCCTACCCGGGGAGGAGGTTGCCGCCGCGGGCCGCTGGCTACGGTTGCCGGGTGATCTTGCACTGGATTGACTGGCTGTTCGACGAGCGACTGTGGCGGGCCCGGCTCGCGGTGCTTCTCGCGCTCGCGGTCGGCTACCTCCTCGTCCTCACCGATCCGCAGGCCCCACCCAGCCGGGTCGACTGGGTGTTCGCCCTGGTCGCGGTCGCGACATGCGTGCGGGCGGGCCGCTGGCCGCTGGGCTCCACCCTGATCCAGGCGGGACTGCTGGCGGCGGCCTTCCGGTTCGGGGACACCGGCCCGATGGTCGGCAAGGTGGCGGCCGGGGTGGCGATGTTCGATCTGGCCGCGCGCGGTCGCGGCTGGCGACTCGTGCTCGGGGTGGCGGCGCTGGTCGGGGCGTACATGACGCACCCGGGCGGTGAGATTCCCGCGCTGCTGTACCGCGCGGTGACGGTCGTCGGCCTGTCGACCCTGGTCGGGCTGCATGTACGTTCCGTGCGTGACCTCAGTGCGCAGGCCCAGCGGGGTGCTGAGGCCGAGCGGCTGCGCAGAGTGTCAGAGACCCGGGCCGCCCGCGCCGACGAGCGCACCGCGATCGCGCGGGAACTGCACGACCTGGTCGCCCACCACGTGGCTTCGATGGTGCTGCGGGTCAGCGCAGCCCGGCACGTCCTACGGCCGGTGGATCCGCGGGTGGGTGCGGTTCTGGACGACGTGCACGCCACCGGCACCTCGGCACTGACCGACTTGCGCGGCCTGGTCGCCGTGCTCCGCGCGCCGGAGTCCGTGGCCGACGTGGCCCTCGCCGATCCGGCGGAGCTGCCCGCGGCGCTGCGGGATGTGGCCGACCGGGCCCGCCAGCTTGGCCTGGAGGTGGAGTTGACCGTGGACCCGGCGATCGGGGCGCTGGACGCTGTCCGCGGCCTGGCTGTGCTGCGCCTGGCTCAGGAGGGGCTGGCCAACGTCGCCCAGCATGCTGGCCCGCGGGCGACCGCGCGGGTCACGGTCCGGGCTGCCGCGCACGGCACGGCCGCAGTGGAGATCGTCGACAGCGGCCCACCCGGCTCCCCGTCGCCGGGCTCGGCGGAGCGGGACGGCGCGGGGCGCGGGCACGGGTTGGTCGGGATGCGCGAGCGGGTCGCGCTGCTCGGCGGCACCTTCGCCGCCGGCGCACACGGCCGGGGCTGGCGGCTGGCCGCGTCCCTGCCGCCGGTCGCCGAGGTGGCCCTGTGATCCGGGTCCTCCTCGTCGACGACCAGCAGCTGGTACGGGCGGGGCTGCGGATGCTGTGCGACGCGGAGCCGGACATGCAGGTGGTGGACGAGGCCCGCGATGGCCAGGAGGCGATCCGGCTCGCGGCCCGGACCTCCCCGGACGTGATCTTGATGGACCTGCGCATGCCAGGCATGGACGGGGTGACGGCGACGGCCCAGATCCTCGCCGCACGGCCCGCGACCCGGATCGTGGTGGTCACCACGTTCGACGACGACGACCACCTGTACCCGGCGATCGCCGCAGGGGCCTGCGGATTCCTGGTCAAGGACACCGCGCCCGAGGACCTGCTCGCCGGGATCCGCCGGGCCGCGGCCGGCGACAGCCCCTTTAGCCCAGCGGTCCTGCACCGGCTGGTCTCAGCCGCCATCACCGGCCGCGGCGGCCGGACAGCCGCCGAGCAGCCCGCGGACGCGGGGCTGTCACGCCGCGAGTCGCAGGTGGTCGGACTGGTCAGCGCTGGCTTATCCAATGCGGAGATCGCCGAGCGGCTTCACCTCGGGGTGACGACCGTGAAGACCCACGTCGCCGCGGCGATGGCCAAGACCGGCGCCTCGAACCGGGTTCGGCTCGCCGTGTACGGGATCCGGCTCGGCCTGGCTTCCGAGCCGGCCGGCGCCTGAGGCGAAGGGACGGCCGGCACGCCGCACCGCCGGCTGTGTCGGCGACACACGAGCAGACCTGGCTCGCCGAAGGCACCGCCCGCCACGTCACGGCCAGCGGCCGTGCGGCTCCGGAGCTGAAAGTGTTCACCCGGCCTCGTCGGGTTTCTGACTCTGCGGGTCGCCGGGCCGGCCGATCTCGTGCTGTGATGCTCACATGAGGGCACAAGACAACGAGGCGGGACCTCAAGGGCGGGCGGCCGTCGCCGGCGGGGTGTCCCCAGCGGTGGTGGCGGTCGGATTGCTGGCTTTGGCTGGCCTTGTGGCAGGAGTTGTCATTCCGTGGGGAAAGCCCCCGGTCGTGCAGGCGTGGGTGCCTCCGTCTCCGGCAGCGACGCCGGCGGGGCTCGTGTCGAGCCCGCGACCCGTCCCGTCCTGCGACGCGGTGGCCGAGCTGATGCGGGGCTATTTCCGTAGCACCAAGGGCCCCGTCGCCGCGCAGACCATCGATGACATCAGCGGCTCGTTCACCTCCTGCAGCGTGCGTGGTGGTGTCGATGTTGACGGGGGCCCGACCGCAATGATGCGGGTGACCTACGGGCGTGCGGTGGCGTTCGGCTCGGAGTCGGCCGACAAGCGTGCCCGTGACACCGTCGACCGCCAGGCCGACGGGGCCTGTGTCGAGGATGTCGTCGTGGTGGCCTCCGGAGCCGAGCACGCGGTCCGGTGCGGGGACTCCACCCCTCGAGTCCACGAAATCGCCCTGATCGCAGACCACGGCACCTTCGCGTCAGTGGAGTTCACGGTGCACTCCGCCCCGGACCCGGGCGGACTGCGACGCCTCCTGGCGGTGCGAGCCGACGTCGCCGTGAAGGCACTGTTTGACCGCATCCGGTAACCCGCCGCCTTCGAAGCCAGACACAGGTGTTCGCCATGCGCGCGGGCAATTCCTGGTGGGCAGGAGCGCCCCGCGTGTGGTGGCGAGGCTTCCGGGTAGGTGTCAACAAGATCACAAATCGGTGCCGCTCCGGCATCCACGGCCATAGCCTGCGGCCATGACTGACGCTGTGACCCTGACCCCGGCCGAGGCGTACGCGTTACTGCTTTCGGGCAACCGGCGTTTCGTCGCCGGCGAGCCGCAGCACCCGAACCAGGACTCCGCGCGCCGCGCGGAGACCATGCCCGGCCAACGTCCGTTCGCGGTGCTGCTGGGCTGCTCGGACTCACGCCTGGCTGCCGAGATCATCTTCGATCGCGGTCTGGGAGACCTGTTCGTGGTCCGCACCGCCGGGCACGTCGTGGGGGCGGAGGTGTTGGGCAGCGTCGAGTACGCGGTCAGCGTGCTGGGCTGCGCACTGGTGGTCGTGCTGGGACACGACTCCTGCGGCGCGGTCGCCGCCGCCCGCACCGCCGTGGCCGACGGCATCACCGCCACCGGGTACGTGCGCGACATCATCGAGCGTGTGACCCCCAGTGTTCTGGCGGCCCGCGCCGCCGGCCTCGACCAGGACGACGACATGATCGCCGAACACATCCGCCACACCGTCGATCTGCTCCTGGACCGCTCCCGGGTACTCGCCGAGGAGACCGCCGAAGGGCGCGCGGCGGTGGTGGGCCTGTCCTACCGGCTGGCCGACGGAAGCGCCCGCCTCGTCACGGCGCGCGGTCTGCCGGGGGAGACGATCGACCTGGGCGCCTGACCAGCGGACGCAGGTGCCTTTCCGGGCGTCATGGGGCGCAACACATGGTGGGTGAGGCGTCGGCGTGTGTGCGTTTCAACCTCGAGGCCGGCAATGGCACTCGGGTCACCGAACCGACTTTCTGTGAACCGGGAGGGGGATCCGTCGCGGTGCCGTGGCGAAGTGGGTTCGGAGTGTCAATGCCGACCATCGGGCTGTTCTTCACACAGCAGCGACGGGCGCCCTCGACGGCGTGAAACTCGGTGGCGCCTGACGGGGCGCTGCGGGAAATTCGGGGCGCGGATGTCGGCGGGTGCTGTCATGATCCGCGCATGACCTGGACCTCACCGCACCCCGACCGGGTGCCGCCGCCGGAGTTCGCCGACGAGCGCGCGACCCTGCACGGTTTCCTCGACTTTCACCGCGACACCCTGCTCCGCAAATGCGCCGGGCTGACCTCCGAGCAGCTGAAACTCGCCCCCGTCCCGACCTCCGGGCTGACCCTGCTGGGCCTGGTGCGACACCTCGCGGAGAACGAGCGCTGGTGGTTGCGTACCTGCGCCCTTGGCGAGGACCTACCCAATCTGTATTGCACGACCGAACTCCCCGACGGCGACTTCGACCTGGTGGCCGACGCCGACGCCGAGGCGGACCTGGAGGTGTTTCGCCTGGAGCGGTTGGCCGTGGATCAGGCGACAGCGGGCCGGTCGCTCGACCACGCGTTCCAGGCGCCGGGATCGAGCGGGACGCAGATGAACCTGCGCTGGGCGTACCTGCACATGCTCGAGGAGTACGCGCGGCACAACGGGCACGCCGACCTGCTACGCGAGGCGATCGACGGCGTCACCGGCGAGTAGCCCGGGACTATCTGCCACGTGACCCACCTGTGAAACGGCTTGTGACTGGGATGCCAACGGGGAGGCCGATGGCGCGACCGAGCCGATCCACGACCTGCCGCGCGGCCGGGTCCGTGTCCAGGTTGGCCGCGACGTCGAGCCATCGGCTGCGATCATCGACTCACGAAGCGAGAAGGCCTCGACGAACGTGGCGAAGTCCCCCCAGGGCGTGGACGGGTCGCTCGGCCGGTCTGGCGTAGGAGGATTTCTGCGACCAGTAGGTTGGGTACCCAGCACAGGAACGGCACGATCACGTAGGCGCGCAGGAACGCTTCGGGGTGGGTGATGCCGTCGCCGGACATCAGTGGGACGAGCGCGACGAGCCAGAGTCGTAGTGTGACGGCCGCGTACGTCATCGCGAAGGCGCGGACCGCCCAGCGTCGGTGGGCGGTCAGGTCACCGGCTCGCGCCGTCCGGATCGCCGCGATGGCGAAGAGCACCCACAGCACCGCGAGGGCACCGAAGCCGGCGGTGCCGATCGGGCCGGCCAGACTCATCGGTGCGAGGACAGCCCCGGCGGTGCCGCCGAGCACGATGGCGGCGATTACGATCCGGCCGGTGAGCCGGTGCAGCCGGGGTGCCCTTCGGCGCAGTCGCGTGGCGAACTGGACGGGGGAGAGCAGCAGGGCCAGGCCCCCGCACACCACGTGGAGGTAGAAGAAGCCCTGCGCCCAGGCCGGGCGGTTGGCGTAGTTGGCGGCGAGTTGGCCGTCGTTGCGGGACAGGCCGGCCAGCGAGTCCGTCAGGTACGGCAACACCGCCAGCACTGCGATCGCCACGGCGCTGAGCGTGATCCACCAGAAGGCCACCAACCCTCGCCGGGTGGGCCCGCTTCGTACCGATGCCCCGGTAACCGTCATGACGTACCTTTCTCTCGGGTGGTTCGGCTCCTCTCGGGAGCTTCGGCGCTGAGCGTAGGAATCGCCGCCGGGGCGGGGCGACACTCGGCTGAGGGGGCTGGTCTCACCCCTTTGAGGGGTATGTCGATGGCAGCCTTGCCAGGTGTGGATCTCGTGCGGTCTGATGGGGCGTGCCCACGCCTCCTCGTGCTTGGCTGCCCCCGGCCACCGATGTGTGGCTCGGGTGCGGCATGCTCGTGGCGCTGATCGTGTTGACCACGCTCGTGCCGCCCGGAGCGCCCTACCGCGACGCGCGTGTGCTCGATGTGGCGCTGGTGGGTGTGAGCGCCGTATGCCTGATCTGGCGTCAGGTCCGCCCGCTGACGGTGATCTTCGCGACCTCGGCGATGTTGGTGCTCAGCTCGGCGATCGGGTTCCCGCCGTCGTTCATGCAGTGGCCGGCGTGGATCTCCCTGTTCACCTGCTACTCACTGCTCGGGCTGCGGCCACGTACGCTGGCGGCGCTGGCGGCGGGGTCGGCCGTCGGAGGCTACATCCTGTTGGACCGCTCGACCGCCGGCCCGCAGGAGCTGGTGTGGGTCACGGCATGCTTCCTGGCCGCGACGGTCGGCGGTGACACCGCCCGAACCCGGCGGACGGCGGCCGAGGCCGCACTGCGGCGGGCGGCGATCGAGGCGCGGGAGCGGGCACTGGACGCCGAGCGGATCGTGGCCCAGGAGCGGCGCCTGCTCGCCGGCGAGCTGCACGACGCCCTGGGGCACGCCGTGAACGTGATGGTCATGCAGGCCGGGGTCGCCCGGCGCGTGTTCGACGACAACCCGCAGTTCGCCCGGGAGGCGTTGGGTCACATCGAGACGGTGGGGCGCGGCGCGCTCGACGAGCTGGACCACATGCTGCAGATCCTGCACCCGGTCAGTGACGGGGCCGACGTCCTGCTCGCGGACTCAGCCACGCCGGACCTGACGGACCTGACGGACCTGGCCGGCCAGGTCCGAGCGGCCGGACGCGAACTCGAACTGGAGCTCAACCTCGGCGATATCGAGGTGAGCGCGCGCGGCGCCCGGACCCTGCACCGCGTCGTTCAGGAGGCCGTCACCAATGCCCTACGCCACACCTCATCCGGCCCCATCAGGGTCGGCCTTTCCCAGGAGGGCACCGACGTGCGCCTCGAGATCATCAACGATCAGCGGGGACATGCCGCCCCGGCCACGGGCCGAGGTCTGATCAACATGCGTGAGCGGGTACTGCTGGAGGGCGGACGTTTCCAGGCCGGGCCCGTCGACGACAGCTTCCGGGTGCTCGCGGTCATCCCGGCGCGGGCTGACCTGCCGTGATCAGGGTCCTGCTCGCCGACGACGACGCACTCATCCGGGGCGGCCTGCGTGCGCTGCTGGCAGCCGAGGGCGACATCACGGTGGTGGGGGAGGCTGTCAACGGCGCGGACGCCGTGCGCGAGGCCGCCGCGCTGCGGCCCGACATCGTGTTGATGGACATCCGGATGCCGGTTCGCGACGGCACCTCGGCGACCAGGGAGATCGTGTCATGGGCCCCGCCGAGGCCACGGATCCTGGCGTTGACGACATTCGACCTCGACGAGATCGTCGACGGCGCGCTCACCGCCGGGGTCGACGGCTTCCTCCTCAAACGCGCCACCCCGGAGGAGGTGATCGCCGGGATCCGCACTGTGGCGGCCGGCGACGCCCTGGTGGCGCCCTCGGTCACCCGCCGCCTCCTCGAGGCCTACGCCGGGCGACGCGCACCGGACGTCGCCGACTCCGCGCGTGCCGGCCGGCTCACCGAACGCGAGGCCGACGTGCTGCGCGCACTGGCCAGTGGCCAGTCCAACGCGGAGATCGCCACGTCGATGTACGTCACCCTGGAAACTGTCAAGAGCCACATCAAGAACCTGCTGGCCAAGCTGGAGGTACGCGACCGCACGCAGGCGGTCGTGTGGGCCTACCGCACCGGCTTCACCGACGCCCGGCCCACTCGTCCCTCGATAACGGTGCGGGATCAGCCTCGAAGGTAGGACACACCGCACCGTCTTCGGCCGTCACGCCTCCCCGGCGGTGCTACGGCTCGCCGGGTGCCGTCGTGCACCCCTCGACCTGGACCTGGTCGGTGTCGAACGTGTAGCGGCGGGTGTCGACGCCGTCGACGAGCATGGTGCGGTGGGGAACCGGCTGGCCGTCCTGGCCGAGCTCCATAGCGCGGCCTTGCCCCGCCCGCAGTCGACCCGACGACGTTCGCCACGGCAAGATGGAACGAAGCTACGCGACAAGCTGCACCATCCCTCGCGGCGGGCGTGCTCGGCACGATAGCCGTCATCAGGGGTGCGCCACGCGTCAGGCGCTGGTGGGACGACCAAGTGATCCCGACCGTCCAGACTGCGCGGAAGGGGATCACTCGACGGCATGAGGCCGTCGCCGATGACGCCAAGCCGAGATGGCGAAATCGAGCAGGACTGGATCATCGCCGACAGGATGCGGGCACTGTCCAACGCTCGAGTGGAAGACGATGTCGACCTTCCGGAACTGCGGAGAGCGATGGAGAAGCTTTCAACTCAGCAGGTCACCGACGTGGTCAATCGGATGCTGGCGACGAACAACTCCATACTCGACGGCGAGACAGCGGAGATATTCGCGGGGATCTTCCGAGGTGGTCACATCGTTGACGGCGAGTACGTGCCGTTGAGAAGTGACAGGATCAAGGAAGCACTGAGCCTTGAACTGCTGAAGCCCTTGGCGGCATCCTGATCCTGGCATTCGTGACTATGCGGTGGCGGGCGACCCGACTCCAGAACGTAACGCTGCCGCGTCCGTCTCAATCATCTTCCCGCGCTGCGTACCTGCTTGTCGCCTCATCGTCGGTCGTGAGGATCGCTGCGATCAGCAGGTTCGCTGCGGCGTCGCAGCGTTCGTGGTCGCCCGTGACCATCCGGTCGAACAGGATGCCTTTGAGGCCCGAGGTCAACGCGGTAGCTGCCGCCTCGGCAGCCGCCCGGGGCCGGCCGGCGGCGGCGAACAGCTCCGCGGTGTAGTCGACCCAGTCCCGGAAGCCCCGCTGGGCCGCGACCGGCTCGGGGCCGCCTTCGGTGAGCGCGGCGGCCATCAGATGGAACATGACCGTGAAGTGGCCGCGCTGGCCCGGGTCGGTCATCACCGCCCAGGCGGCCCGTGCCCGGCCGGCCGGGTCGCCGGCCCCCGCGATCAGCTCTTGGGTTCGGGCCCGGTGCACGGCGAGCGCCGCCGACAGCAGTTCCTCGCGGGAGCCGAAGTAGTGCACCAGCATCCGGGCGCTGGTGCCCAGCTCGGCGGCCAGGCCACGCAGGGAGAACTGGGCCAGGCCGACGTGTCCGATGTGGTCGAGGGCCGCCTCGGCCAGGGCCGCGCGGTGGGCGGTGTCCGGGAGCCTGGCCACTTGTCACCTCTTGACTGAAGCACGCGTTACACCTATGGTCGTCGCCATGAGTGTAACGCCCGTTCCAGATATTGGGGAAGCTGTTCACCGTCCCGCACCCTCGGATGCGGGACACCGTCGAGTGCGGTGGGCGATCGCGGCGGCAGGCCTGGCGGCCGTGTTGCTCACCACCGGTTGCGCCTCCGATGGCGGCGACCGGACGGAGAGCGGAGCCAGGGACGCCAGCCCCACGGCGGCCGGGTCGAAGGCCGGCGGCTCGAACGGCTCACCGACCCTGCGTCCGATCACCTCCTGCGACGAGGTCGCGCCCCTGGTCGCGCCGTACCTCCAGGGCATGCAACTCATCGCCGAGGCCTCCACCGCCGGCCACGACGGCTTCACCTGCCACTGGACCACGCCCGTCGGCTCCTCGGACACCCGCAACCTCACGGTCGGCGGGACCGTGGTGGATGACGTGCCGCCCCGGCCCGACCAACTGCCGCCTCCCATGACCGAAGTCAAGGACGAACGGATCGCGGCCATGCACGGCATCGCCTGGTCCTACAGCCTGCCCAACGACTACTCGTCAGCCGTCACCTACACGATCCGCACCCCGCACGCCGCCATCGTCCTCACCGCCGGCCAGTGGGGTGACCGCCCGGCCCTGGATCCGAAGACCGCGATCGACGCCGCGGTCAAGTTGCTCATCGCCTAGACGGACTGGCCCCGGTGCTGCCGCCCGGTCAGCACCTCGACCGCGCGGTCGAGGATGTCCGGGGTGGCGGTGAATGGCAGCCGCAGGTAGTGGTTGAGGGTGCGGTCGGCGGAGAACATCGGCCCGGGTGACAGCTTCAATCCCGCGCGGGCCGCGCGGGCGGCGAGGGCGGTGGCGGTCGTGCCGTGCAGCCGCAGCCACAGGCTCAGCCCGCCCTCGGGGAGGGTGAAACTCCAGTCCCCGGCACCGGTCAGCAGCGCCGCGAGATGGTCTCGCTGCGCGCGGAGCCGGTCCCGCCGGTCGCGGAGCAGCTCTCCGGGGTCGGCGAGGAGTTCGCAGGCGATGAGTTGCTCCAGCGGCGGCGGGGACAGCCGCGCCTGGAGCGGGTTGTGCAGGAGTTCACGGACCCGGCCGGCGCTGGCGCGCACCCATCCGACTCGCAGGCCGCCCCAGACGAGTTTGCTGGTCGAACCGATCGAGATCACGGCGTTGCCGGCGAGGTGGGTGATGGGCTCGGGCTCAGAACGCAGGTCCAGGTCGCGCAGCGTCTCGTCGGCGACGAGCGCCACGTCGTGCCGGCCGGCGAGCTCGGCCAGCCGGAGGCGCAGGTCGGCGGGCATGAGTGCACCGGTGGGGTTGTGGAAGTCCGGGGTCAGATAGGCCAGACCCGGCCGGACGGTGCGGACGGTGTGCGCGAACCGGTCGGGGTCCCAGCCCCCGGCGGTGACCGGAGCGGCCACCAGCCTGGCGCGCCGCCGCCGTAGGACGGCCAGTGCGCCGTGGTAGGTGGGGCTCTCCACCAGGATGGGCCGGGCCCTGTCGTGCAGGTGGTCGACCAGCAGGGTAAGGGCGGCCCGGGCGCCGGAGGTGACCAGGATCTGGTCGGGGCGGGTCGCCAAGCCCTGGCCGGTGTACCGCTCCGCGAGGAGTTCTCGCAGCTGGGGAAGGCCGGCGTCCGGCTCGGCCGAGCCCACGAGCAGGGCGGCTGACCGTTCCACCGCGCGCCGGGAGGCCTCCAGGTAGGCGGCGTGCGGGGCGGCGGTCACCGCGCGGGTGAAGTCCAGGGCACCGTCCTTCTCCGCCGACCAGGGCGCGGTGCGTTCGGTGACCGTCCGCGGAAGCCGGACCTCGCTGCCGCTGCCGGGCCGGGTGCGCACCCAACCGGTCTCGCGCAGCGCAGTCAGGGTGCTGACCACGGTGCCCCGACTGAGCCGAAGCGTCTCGGCCAGGGCGCGCTCGGACGGCAGACGGGTGCCGACCGGGATCCGCCCATCGAGGACAGCGTCACGGATCGCCGCCGCGAGCACCTGAGTCAACGGGCCCGGTTCCCGCCGCCAACTGCCGAGCATCGCGGTGAAGGTCACTGGTCCAGTTTCGCACAACTGGACCAGGACCCCGGTCGGCGCCCGCTCGTAGGGTCGAGCCCACCGAACCGAGGAGTAGCCCGTGTATCCCCAGCTAGCCGCAGACCTGACCGAGTACGACGCGCACTGGACACCAGCTGCGATCCTCCCGGCGCTGGTCGGAACATGAGCGGCTGGTTGCGCCAGGCCACCGGCGGACTGCCGAGGATCTTCTGGTACCTGTGGACGGCCTCGCTGATCAACCGGGCCGGCGCCGTGGCGAACCTCTACCTCGGCGTGTACCTGTACTCCGTCCGCCACTTCGACGCCTCCTACGCCGGCCTGGTCATCGGCCTCGGCGGGATCGGCACC
Proteins encoded in this window:
- a CDS encoding aminotransferase-like domain-containing protein → MTFTAMLGSWRREPGPLTQVLAAAIRDAVLDGRIPVGTRLPSERALAETLRLSRGTVVSTLTALRETGWVRTRPGSGSEVRLPRTVTERTAPWSAEKDGALDFTRAVTAAPHAAYLEASRRAVERSAALLVGSAEPDAGLPQLRELLAERYTGQGLATRPDQILVTSGARAALTLLVDHLHDRARPILVESPTYHGALAVLRRRRARLVAAPVTAGGWDPDRFAHTVRTVRPGLAYLTPDFHNPTGALMPADLRLRLAELAGRHDVALVADETLRDLDLRSEPEPITHLAGNAVISIGSTSKLVWGGLRVGWVRASAGRVRELLHNPLQARLSPPPLEQLIACELLADPGELLRDRRDRLRAQRDHLAALLTGAGDWSFTLPEGGLSLWLRLHGTTATALAARAARAGLKLSPGPMFSADRTLNHYLRLPFTATPDILDRAVEVLTGRQHRGQSV
- a CDS encoding response regulator, translating into MIRVLLADDDALIRGGLRALLAAEGDITVVGEAVNGADAVREAAALRPDIVLMDIRMPVRDGTSATREIVSWAPPRPRILALTTFDLDEIVDGALTAGVDGFLLKRATPEEVIAGIRTVAAGDALVAPSVTRRLLEAYAGRRAPDVADSARAGRLTEREADVLRALASGQSNAEIATSMYVTLETVKSHIKNLLAKLEVRDRTQAVVWAYRTGFTDARPTRPSITVRDQPRR
- a CDS encoding DUF2306 domain-containing protein, whose product is MAIAVLAVLPYLTDSLAGLSRNDGQLAANYANRPAWAQGFFYLHVVCGGLALLLSPVQFATRLRRRAPRLHRLTGRIVIAAIVLGGTAGAVLAPMSLAGPIGTAGFGALAVLWVLFAIAAIRTARAGDLTAHRRWAVRAFAMTYAAVTLRLWLVALVPLMSGDGITHPEAFLRAYVIVPFLCWVPNLLVAEILLRQTGRATRPRPGGTSPRSSRPSRFVSR
- a CDS encoding response regulator, translated to MIRVLLVDDQQLVRAGLRMLCDAEPDMQVVDEARDGQEAIRLAARTSPDVILMDLRMPGMDGVTATAQILAARPATRIVVVTTFDDDDHLYPAIAAGACGFLVKDTAPEDLLAGIRRAAAGDSPFSPAVLHRLVSAAITGRGGRTAAEQPADAGLSRRESQVVGLVSAGLSNAEIAERLHLGVTTVKTHVAAAMAKTGASNRVRLAVYGIRLGLASEPAGA
- a CDS encoding sensor histidine kinase, giving the protein MLVALIVLTTLVPPGAPYRDARVLDVALVGVSAVCLIWRQVRPLTVIFATSAMLVLSSAIGFPPSFMQWPAWISLFTCYSLLGLRPRTLAALAAGSAVGGYILLDRSTAGPQELVWVTACFLAATVGGDTARTRRTAAEAALRRAAIEARERALDAERIVAQERRLLAGELHDALGHAVNVMVMQAGVARRVFDDNPQFAREALGHIETVGRGALDELDHMLQILHPVSDGADVLLADSATPDLTDLTDLAGQVRAAGRELELELNLGDIEVSARGARTLHRVVQEAVTNALRHTSSGPIRVGLSQEGTDVRLEIINDQRGHAAPATGRGLINMRERVLLEGGRFQAGPVDDSFRVLAVIPARADLP
- a CDS encoding sensor histidine kinase, with protein sequence MILHWIDWLFDERLWRARLAVLLALAVGYLLVLTDPQAPPSRVDWVFALVAVATCVRAGRWPLGSTLIQAGLLAAAFRFGDTGPMVGKVAAGVAMFDLAARGRGWRLVLGVAALVGAYMTHPGGEIPALLYRAVTVVGLSTLVGLHVRSVRDLSAQAQRGAEAERLRRVSETRAARADERTAIARELHDLVAHHVASMVLRVSAARHVLRPVDPRVGAVLDDVHATGTSALTDLRGLVAVLRAPESVADVALADPAELPAALRDVADRARQLGLEVELTVDPAIGALDAVRGLAVLRLAQEGLANVAQHAGPRATARVTVRAAAHGTAAVEIVDSGPPGSPSPGSAERDGAGRGHGLVGMRERVALLGGTFAAGAHGRGWRLAASLPPVAEVAL
- a CDS encoding carbonic anhydrase, which translates into the protein MTDAVTLTPAEAYALLLSGNRRFVAGEPQHPNQDSARRAETMPGQRPFAVLLGCSDSRLAAEIIFDRGLGDLFVVRTAGHVVGAEVLGSVEYAVSVLGCALVVVLGHDSCGAVAAARTAVADGITATGYVRDIIERVTPSVLAARAAGLDQDDDMIAEHIRHTVDLLLDRSRVLAEETAEGRAAVVGLSYRLADGSARLVTARGLPGETIDLGA
- a CDS encoding TetR/AcrR family transcriptional regulator, which produces MARLPDTAHRAALAEAALDHIGHVGLAQFSLRGLAAELGTSARMLVHYFGSREELLSAALAVHRARTQELIAGAGDPAGRARAAWAVMTDPGQRGHFTVMFHLMAAALTEGGPEPVAAQRGFRDWVDYTAELFAAAGRPRAAAEAAATALTSGLKGILFDRMVTGDHERCDAAANLLIAAILTTDDEATSRYAAREDD
- a CDS encoding DinB family protein; this translates as MTWTSPHPDRVPPPEFADERATLHGFLDFHRDTLLRKCAGLTSEQLKLAPVPTSGLTLLGLVRHLAENERWWLRTCALGEDLPNLYCTTELPDGDFDLVADADAEADLEVFRLERLAVDQATAGRSLDHAFQAPGSSGTQMNLRWAYLHMLEEYARHNGHADLLREAIDGVTGE